DNA sequence from the Glycine soja cultivar W05 chromosome 18, ASM419377v2, whole genome shotgun sequence genome:
TACTCGTTAGCAAGGCTGTCTAAATTTTTTGTTAGTCCATACTACATCATAGCATTCCTAATTGTATTTTTCctgtaattttaatgaaatgaaatacctatcttgcagtaaaaaaaaaaattgtcatataaatttcaaaaacgTAATGGGGTATTCTAATTCCAAAAGAGTAAAGTACCAAATTAGTCTACTTGATATGGCACGTTAAGTGTCACCCGGACGCACACATGAAACTTTCACATCAGTTTCTTCTACTTGCCACGTAAGGAGAGACTGAATTGACATTAAATGGACTAGAATGACATAATTTATGTGATCATCTTTTTtcccaaaatattaaaactcTAACGACTACTTTAACTCGCTTTCATTCCATTTTTCCTCATTTAGGCGATCCTTAATTAagatataaattcaaaattaccTATTTAAGTTGAACCAACGTCAATGTCTTCATCAATCCATGAAAAGAAATTACATCGATCTGCATCTCgctgcacaacacaaaatacCCGTGTTCAATCttgcacaaaaattaaaatacaaaaaacaccaataacattaCTTACTTGTGGTAATGGACAAGCATAAAGCAGTCTCCCATTATTCCTTGTCGTCCTTGCTGTTCGAATGGTAGCTCTTCTACGACAATAACAAAGACGGTTTGACGTGACATTCCCCCTTGTGCTTGAATTAGCAGACATGGTAGATCACAAAATAATAGAAGAAGAACTACAAAGATGAAGAAAGATGAATAGGAGAAGAATAAGAATTGGATGAGAGTATGAGTAGGAGGAAAAATGGAATGAAAGCGTGAATGTTAAAGTAGCCGTTAGGGTTTTAACATTTTGGGGAAAAAAATGATCACCTAAATTATGTCATTTTAGTCCCTTTAATGTCAATTTATTCCCTCCTTATGTGGCAAGTAGAAGAAACTGATGTGGAAGTTTCAGGTGTGTATCCAGGTGGCACTTAACGTGCCACATTACACATTTACTAACGATGTTAAAAGACTACTAACGGCAGGGACTAACGTGGCAAACAGAATGTAAAGTCGAAGatcattttgacattttttaaatttcagggaCCAAATTGACAGCGCCTCCAAAAGTGAGGGACTAATTCGGTACTTTACTCAATTTCAGAATTACTCAAATATGTAGCCATTTTCATTTATGGCAACACgcgtctattttatttttcttttttggtcaaCAACACCATCCGAGTTCAATCCAAACACGTCGCCACCAAACACAATTATTAATGTGATAATTTGTCCTAAAGGTTCAACCTAGCTACAATACTACAGGTCAACATAATCAACGTAAACCCTAGCTAAATCagttaaattacaatttaatttgtACCAATTAAATCACTaatccaaattaaaataaaaattcacaaaACATGCAAAAATAAATTGACTAGTAAAATCAACAAAGTGCAATCAAACGTACACACTCACCTGCGAGTTCTGACTCCTCAACGACTCTCCTTCCGAACTCGGAAGCTCATCCTCCGAATCCAACGACGAAAACTTGCTCTCCGTGAAAGAAACAATTTTCACAGGAAACTCGTGCACGGGTTCCAAATCGCAGAGGATCCAATTATGAGTAACGGAGTTTCTCCACGACGCCATGCCGCTGTTTCCTCTGAGATACTTCCCGCACCAGCTTCTCAGCTTCATGTGGAAACCGTCTGTTATGGGTTCCCACTCCAACTTCCAATCCATGCCGTAGTCGAAATTCGCCAGCACCACCTTGTTCTCCGTCACGCCCAAGAGAAACGTTGCGTCCGTTGCCGTTAGGTATCAGCGATTGGAGCTTTTTAGCCGCACACAATGGCTCTTTCCGATTATTAGTTCAATTTCCCATACTGCCCTTTTGGTGGCACCTTGTTTGCTTTGGCAGAGTTTGTCGTCGTCGGCGACGAGGTACTTGCCGAGGTGGCTGCGGAGCTTCATGGCTTTGGCTTTGTTGAAATGCTCCATTGTGACTTGGAGTGCATGAAGAAAGAATGGTTGATGTTATGGGTGTATAgtaaatatatatgataaggatatgcaattcttttatggactttatttatagtatattggtaattttataaactttataaataaaaataataggtttaatcatatattttacCACTCAATTATAATCATTTatgaattttacaattaaagTTTTTCAagcattaattttatca
Encoded proteins:
- the LOC114397021 gene encoding uncharacterized protein LOC114397021 — translated: MDWKLEWEPITDGFHMKLRSWCGKYLRGNSGMASWRNSVTHNWILCDLEPVHEFPVKIVSFTESKFSSLDSEDELPSSEGESLRSQNSQRDADRCNFFSWIDEDIDVGST